From the Xyrauchen texanus isolate HMW12.3.18 chromosome 37, RBS_HiC_50CHRs, whole genome shotgun sequence genome, one window contains:
- the LOC127630409 gene encoding angiopoietin-related protein 2-like — MDHLVWLMLLLVSGLFPEMEASTEFDSSDEGPEVEFLSTSRTRRAPEPPPQDKCSYTFIVPQKKVTGAICVNSKEPEAVLENRVNKQELELLNSELFKQKRQIETLQQLVEVDGGIVNEVKLLRKESRNMNSRVTQLYMQLLHEIIRKRDNALELSQLENKILNQTSEMLQLTNRYKDLEYKYQHLASLANNQSALIALLEAECQRGPKVIASRVPVQPQPQPRPSSPINKPVQPQTYSRNNQMTNEIQSDQNLKVPPAPPPTMPGGTHSPSTTNKPSGPWKDCLQALEDGHTNSGMHLVKPEYTNKLMQVWCDQRQDPGGWTVIQRRIDGSVNFFRNWETYKQGFGNIDGEYWLGLENMYWLTNQGTYKLLVTLEDWSGRKTFAEYASFRLEPETDFYRLRVGHYHGNAGDSLTWHNGKQFTTLDRDHDVYTGNCAHYQKGGWWYNACAHSNLNGVWYRGGNYRSRYQDGVYWAEFRGGAYSLKKVVMMIRPNPNSFH, encoded by the exons ATGGATCATCTTGTATGGTTGATGTTGCTCCTGGTAAGTGGACTGTTCCCTGAAATGGAGGCGAGCACTGAGTTTGACAGCAGTGATGAAGGTCCAGAGGTTGAATTCCTGTCAACCTCTCGCACACGGCGGGCCCCTGAGCCTCCTCCACAAGACAAGTGTTCCTACACCTTCATTGTACCCCAAAAGAAGGTTACTGGAGCCATCTGTGTGAACTCCAAGGAGCCTGAGGCTGTGCTGGAGAACCGTGTCAATAAGCAGGAGCTGGAACTTCTCAATTCTGAGCTCTTCAAGCAAAAAAGACAGATAGAGACTCTACAGCAGCTAGTAGAAGTCGATGGTGGCATTGTCAATGAGGTGAAGCTTTTGCGCAAGGAGTCCCGTAATATGAATTCCAGAGTGACACAGCTGTACATGCAGCTGCTGCATGAGATCATCCGTAAGAGGGACAATGCATTGGAGCTGTCGCAACTGGAGAATAAGATTCTTAACCAGACCTCTGAGATGCTGCAGCTCACGAACCGCTATAAAGATCTGGAATATAAGTATCAGCACCTTGCCTCACTGGCCAATAACCAGTCAGCACTCATTGCCTTGCTTGAGGCGGAGTGTCAAAGGGGACCAAAAGTTATAGCCTCAAGGGTACCAGTCCAACCTCAGCCTCAACCAAGACCCTCATCACCCATCAATAAGCCCGTCCAACCACAGACCTATAGCCGCAACAACCAGATGACCAACGAGATCCAGAGCGATCAGAACCTTAAAGTGCCACCTGCTCCACCTCCCACCATGCCAGGTGGAACTCACAGCCCGTCTACAACAAACAAACCTTCAG gtCCCTGGAAGGATTGTTTGCAGGCTCTGGAGGATGGCCACACTAACAGCGGCATGCACCTTGTGAAGCCTGAGTACACCAACAAGCTGATGCAGGTGTGGTGTGATCAAAGACAGGACCCTGGCGGCTGGACGGTCATCCAGAGAAGAATAGACGGCTCTGTCAACTTTTTTAGAAACTGGGAGACATATAAG CAAGGTTTTGGAAACATAGATGGAGAATATTGGCTGGGTCTGGAAAACATGTATTGGCTAACCAACCAGGGGACCTATAAACTGCTGGTCACCTTGGAGGACTGGTCTGGTCGCAAGACGTTTGCAGAGTATGCCAGTTTCCGCCTGGAGCCTGAGACAGATTTTTATAGGCTGAGAGTGGGCCATTACCATGGCAATGCCGGTGACTCTCTAACTTGGCACAACGGGAAGCAGTTCACCACTCTAGACCGCGACCATGACGTGTACACAG gcAATTGTGCCCACTACCAAAAGGGAGGCTGGTGGTACAATGCCTGTGCCCACTCAAATCTGAACGGTGTGTGGTACAGGGGAGGGAACTACCGCAGCCGGTATCAGGATGGAGTGTACTGGGCTGAATTCAGAGGAGGCGCCTACTCCCTCAAGAAGGTTGTTATGATGATACGACCCAACCCCAATTCCTTCCACTAA